One part of the Rothia sp. ZJ932 genome encodes these proteins:
- a CDS encoding A/G-specific adenine glycosylase, translating into MTSSSDFSLDRARVEQLHERINSWFEANARDLPWRADDRTDWQVMVSEFMLQQTPVVRVLPVWEAWMDRWPTPADLAAVESGEAVRAWGRLGYPRRALRLHAAAQAIVEKHGGEVPHSYDELLALPGIGTYTAAAISVFAFGQRATVIDTNIRRVFARAVEGKALPHKSLNIAETRLAESLMPADLATSVLWNAATMELGALICTAKSPKCELCPVADLCAWVAAGKPEADYVPTGQAWQGTDRQLRGAMMAVLRAAVTPVPASLLQTGGRVDIAIPQELVPAVKKLAALNSSPEQIERCYAGLLNDGLTREYEGHVSL; encoded by the coding sequence ATGACCTCTTCTTCGGACTTTTCTCTTGACCGTGCGCGCGTAGAACAGTTGCACGAACGTATTAATTCTTGGTTTGAAGCCAATGCCCGTGATTTGCCGTGGCGTGCTGATGATCGCACCGATTGGCAGGTGATGGTAAGCGAGTTTATGTTGCAGCAGACCCCGGTGGTGCGCGTTTTGCCGGTGTGGGAGGCATGGATGGACCGCTGGCCGACTCCAGCTGATTTAGCGGCGGTTGAGTCGGGTGAAGCGGTGCGCGCGTGGGGTCGCTTAGGCTACCCCCGGCGAGCGTTGCGGTTGCACGCTGCTGCGCAAGCTATTGTTGAGAAGCACGGTGGGGAGGTTCCCCACAGCTACGATGAGTTGTTAGCTTTGCCCGGTATTGGAACATATACCGCAGCAGCTATATCTGTGTTTGCTTTCGGTCAGCGTGCCACAGTTATTGACACCAATATTCGTAGGGTTTTTGCCCGAGCAGTTGAGGGTAAGGCTCTGCCTCATAAGTCTCTCAATATCGCTGAAACCCGTCTGGCGGAATCTCTCATGCCCGCTGATTTGGCAACCTCGGTGCTGTGGAATGCAGCGACGATGGAACTCGGCGCGCTAATCTGTACCGCTAAGTCCCCCAAATGCGAGCTTTGCCCGGTTGCGGATCTATGCGCTTGGGTGGCTGCGGGTAAACCCGAGGCTGACTATGTACCCACCGGTCAGGCGTGGCAGGGCACCGACCGTCAGCTACGCGGGGCAATGATGGCGGTGTTGCGCGCAGCAGTTACGCCGGTGCCCGCGTCCTTACTGCAAACGGGCGGACGCGTGGACATTGCCATACCGCAAGAGCTGGTGCCAGCGGTTAAAAAGTTAGCAGCGCTCAACTCATCACCTGAACAAATTGAACGCTGCTACGCAGGTCTACTCAACGACGGTCTTACCCGCGAATACGAGGGGCACGTTTCACTCTAG
- the disA gene encoding DNA integrity scanning diadenylate cyclase DisA — protein sequence MLTVYSERLLKTIARIAPGTELREGLERIMRGHTGALIVLGSDKTVNSISSGGFEINTAFTPTGLRELSKMDGAIICDKDARILLNAAVQLMPDPTLETNESGTRHRTAHRVAQQTGFPVIAVSASTQMISVYVDGQRYTVEDTQSLMSRANQAIQTLESYRNRLEQVLDNLSALEIEGSATVRDVVLAVQRMEMVRRISLEAGYYVLELGTHGRLVSLQLEELINHSLPDAKLILKDYSPIDTTREQITRSVEALVSLGDKDIVSIEAIAKACGFDSADLDALLAPHGYRLLSGIKNMPGAVAARLVNRFNGIPALMSASIDELRTVDGIGEQRARIIRESLSRMAETLLLEQFK from the coding sequence GTGCTAACTGTTTATAGTGAGCGTCTGCTCAAAACCATCGCCCGCATAGCGCCCGGCACCGAACTGCGTGAAGGCCTAGAACGCATCATGCGCGGTCATACCGGTGCGCTCATTGTTCTCGGTTCAGATAAAACGGTTAACTCAATCTCATCGGGCGGGTTTGAAATCAACACCGCTTTTACCCCCACGGGTTTACGTGAGCTTTCAAAAATGGACGGCGCAATCATCTGCGATAAGGACGCGCGCATTTTGCTCAATGCCGCAGTGCAGCTGATGCCCGACCCCACCTTGGAAACCAATGAGTCGGGTACCCGCCACCGCACCGCCCACCGCGTTGCCCAGCAAACGGGGTTTCCCGTGATAGCGGTGAGTGCCTCCACCCAAATGATTTCTGTCTACGTTGACGGGCAGCGGTACACGGTAGAAGATACTCAGTCGCTGATGAGCCGCGCCAACCAAGCTATTCAGACCCTTGAAAGCTACCGCAACCGCCTAGAGCAGGTACTCGATAACCTCTCAGCGCTTGAGATTGAAGGTAGCGCAACGGTACGCGATGTGGTGCTCGCGGTTCAACGGATGGAGATGGTACGCCGCATTTCGTTAGAAGCCGGGTACTACGTCCTGGAGTTGGGCACTCACGGCAGGCTCGTCTCTTTGCAGTTAGAGGAACTCATTAATCACAGCTTGCCTGATGCCAAGCTGATTTTGAAGGACTACTCCCCCATCGATACGACCCGCGAGCAGATTACCCGCTCGGTAGAGGCGTTGGTGAGTTTAGGAGACAAAGACATTGTGAGCATTGAAGCCATCGCGAAGGCATGTGGTTTTGATTCAGCTGACCTCGATGCTCTGCTCGCCCCTCACGGTTACCGCCTGCTCTCGGGTATTAAGAATATGCCCGGTGCTGTGGCTGCTCGCTTGGTTAACCGTTTTAATGGAATCCCCGCCCTCATGTCAGCCTCCATCGATGAGCTGCGTACTGTCGACGGTATCGGTGAACAGCGGGCGCGCATCATTCGTGAATCTCTCTCACGAATGGCGGAGACTTTACTGCTTGAACAGTTTAAGTAA
- the radA gene encoding DNA repair protein RadA — MTPRATTKRSRSANAYKCTECGWTTAKWVGRCGECQSWGTVEEAGGGVVAKTTVASKVQVPAKPIAEVDSTIARYMSTGNPEFDRVLGGGLVPGAVILMAGEPGVGKSTLLLDVAATFARTPHEGRTHNVLYVTGEESAAQVKLRADRIGAVAQTLYLTSETDLGTALAHIEEVNPSLLVVDSVQTLASTEVEGSAGGVTQVREVAASIIAAAKKRNMCTLLVGHVTKEGTIAGPRLLEHLVDVVCQFEGDKHSAIRMLRAIKNRYGPTDEVGCFDMHEDGIAPVTDPSGLFVSRTAHPVSGTCVTVTMEGRRPLLAEIQALLDQSATPQPRRATSGLDSSRIAMLLAVLQKRAGFGVGKLDCYISTVGGAKISEPAVDLAAVMALASAAQDKPLPRKLAVFGEVGLAGEVRAVPGIRQRIAEVARLGFTHVIVPASPSGVGEVPAGVAVREVASLQEAIALLFPQTG, encoded by the coding sequence ATGACTCCTCGCGCAACCACTAAACGTTCCCGTTCTGCCAATGCATACAAATGTACTGAGTGTGGTTGGACCACCGCTAAATGGGTGGGTCGCTGCGGTGAGTGCCAGTCTTGGGGCACCGTAGAAGAAGCTGGCGGCGGTGTTGTCGCAAAAACAACCGTGGCATCAAAGGTGCAGGTTCCTGCGAAACCTATTGCTGAGGTTGATTCAACAATCGCCCGTTACATGTCTACGGGCAATCCCGAATTTGACAGGGTCTTGGGCGGCGGTTTGGTGCCCGGTGCCGTTATTTTGATGGCGGGCGAACCCGGCGTTGGTAAATCCACCCTCTTACTCGATGTGGCTGCAACTTTCGCGCGCACCCCGCATGAAGGACGCACCCACAACGTTCTCTACGTGACGGGCGAGGAATCTGCTGCCCAGGTGAAACTGCGCGCTGACCGCATTGGAGCAGTAGCTCAGACCCTGTACCTGACTAGTGAAACAGATCTAGGTACTGCCCTTGCTCACATTGAAGAGGTCAATCCCTCCCTACTGGTTGTAGATTCCGTGCAAACCCTCGCGTCCACAGAGGTTGAGGGCAGTGCCGGCGGTGTGACGCAAGTACGCGAGGTTGCCGCGTCCATTATTGCCGCCGCCAAAAAACGCAACATGTGTACCCTGCTGGTTGGCCATGTCACCAAAGAGGGAACCATCGCTGGTCCGCGTCTCTTGGAGCACCTGGTCGATGTTGTCTGCCAGTTTGAGGGCGATAAGCACTCAGCCATTCGTATGCTGCGCGCTATCAAAAACCGCTACGGCCCCACCGATGAGGTCGGCTGTTTTGATATGCACGAAGACGGTATTGCGCCGGTGACCGACCCTTCCGGTTTGTTTGTTTCGCGAACCGCCCACCCTGTCTCTGGCACCTGCGTCACCGTAACTATGGAGGGACGCCGCCCGCTGCTGGCTGAGATTCAGGCGCTACTCGATCAGTCAGCTACCCCTCAACCACGCCGCGCAACCTCGGGCTTAGACTCATCACGCATCGCCATGCTATTGGCAGTGCTGCAAAAACGCGCAGGTTTTGGTGTGGGCAAGCTAGACTGCTACATCTCAACGGTGGGCGGCGCGAAAATTTCAGAACCCGCCGTTGATCTAGCCGCCGTCATGGCGCTAGCATCAGCTGCCCAAGATAAACCCCTGCCGCGCAAACTCGCAGTCTTCGGTGAAGTAGGTCTTGCCGGTGAGGTACGTGCAGTGCCCGGTATTCGCCAACGCATCGCAGAAGTCGCCCGGTTAGGTTTCACGCACGTCATTGTGCCCGCCTCGCCCTCTGGCGTGGGCGAGGTACCCGCCGGAGTGGCAGTGCGCGAGGTTGCCTCCCTGCAAGAAGCTATTGCTCTGCTGTTTCCGCAAACAGGCTAA
- a CDS encoding aromatic acid exporter family protein yields MPDSAAVKTRLRDELSTRIARVRKDFFQSLQIVASGVGAYYIAEQFLGHHEPIFAATAAIVSLGYVSGATHARRILEVSLGVILGIAIGDVLMLLMGQGMWQATFVLFISIQIARFLDKGILFTIQMGLQSTLVVLLPPSPDGVFARSLDGVVGGLCAFLLMFIFPKDPRKEPRRNASALMNAFADVFYSSAKAMKEYDGKAAWLALSEARQLQPLFNKCEADVVTAIGLAKLSIVGKSQQGELKTLSKRFSATDLAIRNTRVLNRRMASTLENVQLSSTAVDSLAQVFVDIGNAVHTLGEGMSAKERETRRGMMHKARTELEHVAATLEPHQMKVETLEGESLVLMTRPLVVDLLEVTGLSHEDAVDQLVPLGESITERAPKTNILPVIAAPQTSAVRVESLLHDVPQEEAEQPVDTAAINTVLRTRAANSKDSTTDSR; encoded by the coding sequence ATGCCAGATTCTGCTGCCGTTAAGACCCGCCTGCGTGATGAACTCTCTACTCGTATTGCCCGAGTACGCAAAGATTTCTTTCAGTCACTTCAAATTGTGGCTTCGGGTGTGGGTGCCTACTACATTGCAGAGCAGTTCCTGGGTCACCATGAGCCTATCTTTGCGGCAACAGCAGCAATTGTTTCTTTGGGCTATGTTTCGGGCGCCACCCACGCGCGCCGTATTCTTGAGGTTTCGCTGGGCGTTATTTTGGGTATTGCCATTGGCGATGTGCTGATGTTGCTCATGGGGCAGGGTATGTGGCAGGCAACTTTTGTATTGTTTATATCTATTCAGATTGCCCGTTTTCTCGATAAAGGCATTCTGTTCACCATTCAGATGGGACTGCAATCAACGCTGGTGGTGTTGCTACCGCCCAGCCCTGACGGGGTTTTTGCCCGCAGTCTCGATGGCGTGGTGGGTGGCTTATGCGCCTTTTTGCTCATGTTCATTTTTCCCAAAGATCCCCGCAAAGAACCCCGGCGTAACGCGTCCGCCCTCATGAATGCCTTTGCTGATGTTTTCTACTCTTCGGCAAAAGCCATGAAGGAATACGATGGTAAGGCTGCCTGGTTGGCACTTTCTGAGGCGCGACAGCTCCAACCGCTGTTCAACAAGTGCGAAGCTGATGTTGTGACCGCTATAGGTCTGGCGAAGCTCTCGATCGTGGGTAAGTCTCAACAGGGTGAGCTCAAAACCCTGTCAAAGCGCTTCTCGGCTACCGACCTGGCGATTCGCAATACCCGTGTGTTGAACCGACGCATGGCATCAACCCTAGAAAACGTGCAGCTTTCCTCCACGGCAGTTGATTCTCTCGCCCAAGTTTTTGTAGATATTGGCAACGCCGTACACACTCTCGGTGAGGGTATGAGTGCGAAAGAACGCGAAACTCGACGCGGCATGATGCACAAAGCACGTACCGAACTTGAACACGTCGCAGCGACTCTCGAACCCCATCAGATGAAGGTAGAAACCCTCGAAGGTGAGTCTTTGGTGCTGATGACCAGACCGCTCGTGGTTGATCTGCTAGAGGTCACGGGTCTCAGCCACGAGGACGCGGTAGATCAACTAGTGCCGCTGGGTGAGTCAATTACCGAGCGAGCACCCAAGACCAACATTCTGCCGGTCATTGCAGCACCGCAGACAAGCGCGGTACGCGTTGAGTCGCTCCTGCACGATGTACCGCAGGAAGAGGCGGAGCAACCGGTTGATACCGCTGCTATTAACACGGTTTTACGCACGCGGGCAGCTAACTCTAAAGATTCAACAACTGACAGCAGGTAG
- the pstS gene encoding phosphate ABC transporter substrate-binding protein PstS, whose translation MKALGIARWGAFAAVGALALTACGSDNATGAATDNSNAGTSSVSGTLSGIGASSQQAAITAWQSGFSSVASSANMQYSPDGSGAGRKALIAGAADFAGSDAHLNEEEYNSSKEVCGPDGAIDIPVYISPIAIAFNLPGIDSLNLDSETIAKIFKDEITNWNDGAIAAQNQGTELPDLKITVVHRSDDSGTTENFTDYLAAASNGAWDKEADGNWPGNYAAEANKGTSGVVATTTSTEGAITYADASAIGDLGKANIKTEDGSYAEISAETAAKTVENSERISGLHPNDMSIDLDRTPATSDAYPVVLVSYHIVCSSYDSQEKVDLVKEFGKYVVSKQGQQDAAEAASSAPLTSALTEDANKVYDAITVK comes from the coding sequence GTGAAAGCTTTGGGAATAGCGCGCTGGGGCGCATTTGCAGCAGTAGGCGCACTGGCGCTCACCGCTTGCGGTAGCGACAACGCAACCGGCGCCGCAACTGATAACTCTAATGCAGGTACCTCATCTGTATCAGGCACCCTTTCAGGCATCGGTGCCTCATCACAGCAGGCAGCAATCACCGCATGGCAGTCAGGTTTCTCCTCAGTAGCTTCAAGCGCAAACATGCAGTACTCGCCCGATGGTTCAGGTGCAGGTCGCAAGGCACTCATCGCTGGTGCAGCTGATTTCGCTGGCTCAGACGCTCACCTCAATGAAGAAGAGTACAACAGCTCCAAAGAGGTCTGCGGCCCCGACGGCGCAATTGACATACCCGTCTACATCTCCCCAATCGCAATCGCCTTCAACCTCCCCGGTATTGACTCACTGAACCTTGACAGCGAAACCATCGCCAAGATCTTCAAGGACGAAATCACCAACTGGAACGACGGCGCAATCGCAGCTCAGAACCAAGGCACCGAACTTCCCGACCTCAAAATTACCGTTGTTCACCGTTCAGATGACTCAGGCACCACCGAGAACTTCACCGACTACCTCGCAGCAGCATCAAACGGCGCCTGGGACAAAGAAGCTGACGGCAACTGGCCCGGTAACTACGCAGCAGAAGCTAACAAGGGCACCAGCGGCGTAGTAGCAACCACCACCTCAACCGAAGGTGCAATCACCTACGCTGACGCATCAGCAATCGGCGATCTGGGCAAGGCAAACATCAAGACCGAAGACGGCTCATACGCAGAGATCTCAGCTGAAACTGCAGCAAAGACTGTAGAAAACTCAGAGCGCATCTCAGGTCTGCACCCCAACGACATGTCAATCGATCTTGACCGCACCCCCGCAACCTCAGACGCATACCCTGTAGTTCTCGTTTCCTACCACATCGTCTGCTCCAGCTACGATTCGCAGGAAAAAGTTGACCTGGTCAAGGAATTCGGCAAGTACGTTGTCAGCAAGCAGGGTCAGCAGGACGCAGCAGAAGCAGCGTCATCAGCGCCCCTCACCAGCGCACTGACTGAAGACGCCAACAAGGTATACGACGCAATCACCGTCAAGTAA
- the pstC gene encoding phosphate ABC transporter permease subunit PstC — MSITSEQPTGPGTTRTKTGSLSNLSGHGNPAADKIFSGISLAAGVLILVVLAAVAIFLVAMASDTFAADPADLTGGKGFANYIWPLVTGTLIAATIALILATPIGVGVALFTSHYAPPKFAKTIGYIIDLLAAIPSVIFGAWGASVLAPAVVPFYNWLAKYFGFIPIFEGPASQTGKTILTASVVLGIMILPIITAMCREIFLQTPKLQEEAALGLGATRWEMIRMTVFPFARAGIISSVMLALGRALGETMAVTLVLAGGPFKASLIQSGNQTVASEIALNFPEAYGLRMSELIAAGLVLFIITLLVNVLARFIVSRYNTGNE; from the coding sequence ATGTCTATAACCTCAGAACAGCCGACTGGACCAGGAACAACCCGCACTAAAACGGGTAGCCTCTCCAACTTGAGTGGTCACGGGAACCCAGCAGCAGACAAAATTTTCTCTGGCATCTCACTGGCAGCAGGCGTCCTGATCCTCGTTGTTCTAGCAGCGGTAGCTATCTTCTTGGTCGCTATGGCATCAGATACGTTCGCTGCCGACCCCGCCGATCTCACCGGCGGTAAGGGCTTCGCCAACTACATCTGGCCCCTGGTCACCGGTACCCTCATCGCAGCAACTATCGCGCTGATTCTTGCAACCCCCATCGGCGTGGGCGTAGCGCTGTTTACCTCGCACTACGCACCGCCCAAGTTCGCTAAGACCATCGGCTACATTATCGACCTTCTGGCAGCGATCCCCTCAGTTATCTTCGGCGCTTGGGGCGCATCCGTCCTAGCACCGGCAGTTGTTCCCTTCTACAACTGGCTCGCAAAATACTTCGGCTTCATTCCAATCTTTGAAGGCCCCGCCTCACAGACCGGTAAAACTATCCTCACCGCGAGCGTTGTTTTGGGCATCATGATTCTACCGATTATCACCGCAATGTGCCGCGAAATCTTCTTGCAGACCCCCAAACTTCAAGAAGAAGCAGCCCTCGGCTTAGGCGCAACCCGCTGGGAAATGATCCGCATGACCGTGTTCCCCTTCGCACGCGCCGGCATCATTTCATCCGTCATGCTCGCACTCGGTCGCGCACTGGGCGAAACCATGGCAGTCACCCTAGTACTGGCAGGTGGTCCCTTCAAAGCGTCTCTGATTCAATCAGGTAACCAGACGGTCGCCTCAGAAATCGCCCTGAACTTCCCCGAAGCATACGGTCTGCGCATGTCAGAACTTATCGCAGCCGGCCTGGTGCTCTTCATTATCACCCTGCTGGTCAACGTACTAGCACGCTTCATCGTGAGCCGCTACAACACAGGAAACGAATAA
- the pstA gene encoding phosphate ABC transporter permease PstA: MSLVATSSSRLTSCQAPKWLVPVIGLSALILGAALSALNGFNLGLWALFTFLIFVTASPFAIGAIEGARKGKDAFARILVYGAFLLALIPLISVLYVVIAKGVPGLSSNLLTTSMNGVTGVHDNRAATGEAPILGGIYHAIIGTLETTLLATLISVPVGLMTAIYLVEYATGGILARSITFFVDVMTGIPSIIAGLFAASFFTWAFNDPSMRMGFVAALALSVLMIPTVVRNAEEMLRIVPNELREASYALGVRKWRTITKVVIPTAISGIASGVTLAIARVIGETAPILVTAGFATSINWNAFGGWMATLPTYIYYQIMTPTSPSSAAISETRAWAAALVLIVIVMLLNLIARLVAKMFAPKTGR; encoded by the coding sequence ATGAGCCTAGTAGCTACCAGTTCCTCACGCCTCACCTCATGCCAGGCACCTAAGTGGCTGGTACCGGTTATCGGCTTGTCAGCCCTGATCTTGGGTGCTGCACTCTCAGCCCTCAACGGATTCAACCTGGGGCTGTGGGCACTGTTCACCTTCCTGATTTTCGTGACTGCAAGTCCGTTTGCAATCGGCGCTATCGAAGGCGCTCGCAAGGGTAAGGACGCGTTCGCCCGCATCTTAGTCTACGGTGCTTTCTTGCTGGCACTAATCCCCCTGATTTCAGTACTGTACGTGGTTATCGCCAAAGGCGTACCCGGTCTTTCATCCAACCTGCTCACCACCTCTATGAATGGCGTGACCGGTGTACACGATAACAGGGCAGCAACCGGTGAAGCTCCGATTCTCGGCGGTATCTACCACGCAATCATCGGTACCCTCGAAACCACCCTGCTCGCTACCCTCATCTCGGTGCCCGTTGGTCTGATGACCGCCATCTACCTAGTGGAATACGCCACCGGCGGTATTTTGGCGCGCTCTATCACCTTCTTCGTAGACGTGATGACCGGTATTCCCTCCATCATTGCGGGTCTGTTCGCGGCATCCTTCTTCACCTGGGCATTCAACGACCCCTCAATGCGCATGGGCTTCGTTGCCGCTCTAGCGCTGTCAGTGCTCATGATTCCCACCGTTGTTCGTAACGCAGAAGAAATGCTGCGCATTGTTCCCAACGAGCTACGCGAAGCGTCCTACGCTTTGGGCGTCCGCAAATGGCGCACCATCACCAAGGTCGTTATTCCTACCGCGATCTCGGGTATCGCATCGGGTGTTACTTTGGCGATTGCCCGCGTGATTGGTGAAACCGCTCCGATTCTGGTGACCGCAGGTTTCGCGACCTCCATCAACTGGAACGCATTCGGCGGCTGGATGGCGACCCTGCCCACCTACATCTACTACCAGATCATGACTCCGACCTCACCGAGTTCGGCAGCAATCTCAGAGACCCGCGCCTGGGCGGCGGCTCTGGTGCTGATTGTGATCGTGATGTTGCTGAACCTGATTGCGCGTCTTGTTGCTAAAATGTTCGCACCCAAGACCGGCCGCTAA
- the pstB gene encoding phosphate ABC transporter ATP-binding protein PstB, whose protein sequence is MSKRIDIEDLNVYYSDFLAVEDINMVIEPRSVTAFIGPSGCGKSTFLRTLNRMHEVLPGARVEGKVLLDGENLYGKGVDPVAVRTHIGMVFQRPNPFPSMSIRENVLAGVKLNNKKISRTDADGLVEKSLRGANLWNEVKDRLDKPGAGLSGGQQQRLCIARTIAVKPEVILMDEPCSALDPISTLAVEDLINELKEEFTVVIVTHNMQQAARVSDKTAFFNIEGTGKPGKLIEYAPTQEIFNNPREKATEDYVSGRFG, encoded by the coding sequence GTGTCTAAGCGCATCGATATTGAAGATTTGAATGTTTACTACAGCGACTTCTTGGCGGTAGAGGACATCAACATGGTGATTGAGCCGCGTTCTGTGACAGCGTTCATTGGTCCTTCTGGCTGTGGCAAGTCAACTTTCTTGCGTACTTTGAACCGTATGCACGAGGTTCTGCCCGGTGCTCGCGTTGAGGGTAAGGTTTTGCTGGATGGCGAGAACCTGTACGGCAAGGGAGTTGACCCGGTAGCTGTGCGTACCCACATTGGTATGGTGTTTCAGCGTCCTAACCCTTTCCCGAGCATGTCGATTCGTGAGAACGTGCTGGCGGGCGTGAAGCTGAATAATAAGAAGATTTCGCGTACTGATGCGGATGGTTTAGTGGAGAAATCGTTGCGTGGCGCTAACCTGTGGAATGAGGTGAAAGACCGCCTGGATAAGCCGGGTGCTGGTCTTTCAGGTGGTCAGCAGCAGCGTTTATGCATTGCGCGTACGATTGCGGTGAAGCCTGAAGTTATTCTTATGGACGAGCCGTGTTCGGCGCTTGACCCGATTTCTACTTTGGCTGTTGAGGATTTGATTAATGAGCTGAAGGAGGAGTTTACTGTGGTGATTGTGACTCACAATATGCAGCAGGCGGCTCGTGTATCTGATAAGACTGCGTTCTTCAATATCGAGGGTACGGGTAAGCCGGGTAAGTTGATTGAGTATGCGCCGACGCAGGAGATTTTCAATAATCCGCGTGAGAAGGCTACTGAGGATTACGTCTCGGGAAGATTTGGCTAA
- a CDS encoding inorganic phosphate transporter: MTLTLLTSGVLLLAVHLIITGFHDAPNAVAVAVRSRALTTMRAVSVSAFFNLVGVLLAGFVLANYSQGWINVPSTSAGLAMLIATLISVILWGLLTWFLRMPSSSTHAIIGGLFGASWAASAVNLHHQDVFHQSFWTLVFLPLLLAPALVFVASWALVFPGYAIARRSYPRAVNSLSRYALSLSNSAISLGHGIQTGQKATILLLLMFTAANYELTPSVLALSFIITGIVLAFGTVLGGWRIGRTISTRMVRIDPFRGAIAQLTTASVMLFGGLALNAPVSSSHVAASSVVGAGVNQRFNALRLPIISHVLITWAATIPATFCLSAIIMLALSPLV, from the coding sequence GTGACCCTCACCCTGCTCACCTCAGGCGTGCTACTACTTGCCGTCCACCTCATCATCACCGGTTTTCACGACGCACCCAACGCCGTAGCAGTCGCCGTGCGCTCACGTGCCCTCACCACCATGCGGGCTGTCTCCGTGAGTGCCTTCTTCAACCTCGTAGGAGTACTCCTCGCCGGCTTTGTACTTGCCAACTACAGCCAAGGGTGGATCAACGTCCCCTCCACCTCAGCCGGTCTAGCAATGCTCATCGCTACCCTCATCAGCGTTATCCTCTGGGGATTGCTCACCTGGTTCTTGCGTATGCCCTCATCATCAACCCACGCTATTATCGGGGGTCTCTTCGGCGCGTCTTGGGCAGCCAGCGCAGTCAATTTACACCACCAGGACGTCTTCCACCAGAGCTTCTGGACGCTCGTCTTTCTGCCCCTGCTGCTAGCACCCGCCCTCGTATTCGTCGCCTCCTGGGCACTCGTATTTCCCGGTTACGCTATCGCGCGGCGCTCCTACCCCCGCGCCGTCAATTCCCTATCGAGGTATGCCCTCTCACTCTCCAACTCAGCAATTTCGCTAGGACACGGCATTCAAACCGGACAAAAAGCAACCATTCTTCTGTTGCTCATGTTCACCGCAGCTAACTATGAACTAACCCCCTCAGTACTGGCACTGAGCTTCATCATCACCGGCATCGTTCTCGCCTTCGGCACCGTGCTCGGGGGCTGGCGCATCGGACGCACTATCTCAACCCGAATGGTCCGCATAGACCCCTTTCGCGGAGCCATCGCACAGTTAACTACAGCAAGCGTCATGCTCTTTGGCGGGCTAGCGCTCAACGCACCCGTCTCTTCCTCCCACGTTGCCGCATCCTCAGTAGTCGGTGCCGGAGTCAACCAACGCTTCAACGCCCTACGCCTACCTATCATCAGTCATGTACTCATCACCTGGGCAGCCACCATACCAGCAACCTTCTGCCTCTCAGCTATCATCATGCTGGCGCTCTCACCCTTGGTCTAA
- a CDS encoding DUF47 domain-containing protein, whose amino-acid sequence MLQRIFPHQNAALVSLADLAKKVADAAALLSEMLGSTPDQYSELFDRMLDHETQTTNKFFETMTTTRSSFATPIPREDMYSLALHLNRAVEHLTSAAHILNLHKIDRFTPHATTLLDIIQRESVLTAAIIPRMGELHGLDEYWIDMLRITKQAARTAEVYDAEIIDSYKHDRYQKTSKFIRQLVATSNSMRDVSTDIGRIIVQES is encoded by the coding sequence ATGCTTCAGCGCATCTTTCCGCACCAGAATGCAGCCCTCGTATCACTTGCTGACCTCGCCAAAAAAGTCGCAGACGCAGCAGCTTTACTCTCTGAAATGCTGGGTTCAACCCCCGATCAGTACTCCGAACTCTTTGACCGGATGCTCGACCACGAAACCCAAACCACCAACAAGTTCTTCGAAACAATGACGACAACCCGCAGCTCCTTCGCAACGCCGATCCCCCGCGAAGACATGTACTCACTAGCGTTACACCTCAACCGCGCAGTCGAGCACCTCACCAGCGCAGCGCACATTCTCAACCTGCACAAAATTGACAGGTTCACCCCGCACGCAACAACCCTGCTCGACATTATTCAACGCGAATCGGTGCTCACCGCCGCCATCATTCCCCGCATGGGTGAGCTCCACGGTCTCGATGAATACTGGATCGACATGCTACGCATCACCAAACAAGCAGCGCGAACCGCAGAGGTCTACGACGCCGAAATCATCGACTCCTACAAACACGACCGCTACCAAAAAACCTCCAAATTCATCAGGCAGCTGGTGGCAACCTCAAACTCAATGCGTGATGTTTCCACCGACATCGGGCGCATCATCGTGCAGGAGTCGTAA
- a CDS encoding helix-turn-helix transcriptional regulator — protein sequence MDIREEVTRETIARNVRRAMFEAELTQAALAEQMTITRETLRHRLSGKKPFTTDELTQIATATGVSLSELVRVNEAVAA from the coding sequence ATGGACATTCGAGAAGAAGTTACACGAGAAACCATCGCCCGCAACGTCCGCCGAGCCATGTTCGAAGCAGAGCTAACCCAAGCAGCCCTCGCAGAACAAATGACCATCACCCGCGAGACTCTGCGCCACCGGCTCAGCGGCAAAAAACCCTTCACCACCGACGAACTAACCCAGATAGCAACCGCTACCGGCGTATCCTTATCTGAACTGGTCCGCGTAAACGAAGCGGTGGCAGCATGA